A region from the Leptospira kanakyensis genome encodes:
- a CDS encoding nucleoside 2-deoxyribosyltransferase, with product MQTIYLAGPEVFLANASEVLTNAKTLCASFGYRALTPFDGEVTDKQLLDRANQIFLENVSIIDRSDIVIANCNPFRGACVDDGTSFEIGYAFAKRKRVFGYLNDKRILPEIVKSKIPTKPHISGYVIDSDGYLVNEDFGNSINLMLEFSMIHSGGSLVLGNLESVLKLLKTLS from the coding sequence ATGCAGACTATCTATCTTGCGGGCCCGGAAGTTTTTCTGGCGAATGCTTCGGAAGTTCTTACTAATGCGAAAACTCTCTGCGCATCATTTGGGTATCGTGCCTTAACTCCCTTTGATGGTGAAGTGACAGATAAACAATTACTTGATAGGGCAAATCAAATTTTTTTAGAAAACGTTTCTATTATTGATCGTTCTGATATAGTCATTGCCAACTGTAATCCCTTTCGAGGTGCTTGTGTTGATGATGGAACATCTTTCGAAATCGGTTACGCTTTTGCAAAAAGAAAAAGAGTTTTTGGGTATTTGAATGATAAACGGATCCTTCCCGAAATCGTAAAATCAAAAATTCCCACAAAACCACATATTTCTGGTTATGTGATTGATAGTGATGGGTATTTAGTAAATGAAGATTTTGGAAATAGTATCAACTTAATGTTGGAATTTTCAATGATACATTCTGGAGGTAGTTTGGTTTTGGGAAATTTAGAGTCTGTTTTGAAACTCCTAAAAACTCTGTCATAA
- a CDS encoding TonB-dependent receptor plug domain-containing protein → MKISFQKTSGLKFPKVLYFLLVAYIGLVSVDSDLYAEPAADKGDASETTKQTKHGESGIQPNDSNLDRSNMITVTGTRRKNLLKDSTITTEVLTRKDIDAMGARDLSQTLGNVPGIEVRPAQAGERGQTVRLQGLSAQNVLILVDGQRTTGRFSGSIDLTRFKAEDIERIEIVKGASSAIYGSDAIAGVINIITKEAQDPLYAEFRTLGGSGSEKYYGSYMEFRNYATVGAKSDKLSTLFTVGWHKGDGYDLTPDATPGPRNGRYASLAPGYNPYPANTSAVNSYLLATRLPNYSPPLESTSGSAFNDMNLSNKTVYHATDNLTLTGQFYYRHLDQTAVDASPPRTVYDRRNKTHDFMGAFNVDWVANQKINVNLNANYSRFQDLYTTDQRKADDLDSQQRTDNAVAEFRSRVDYKFSENHVTSVGAENLQDQISSARIAPDCRRTYPNVCFEDFNPELTRGQTINGNAYRFRNAFYVQDEWRVSDKPRIQIVPGVRYDHDSIYGGEWLPKLAIRYDVTDQFRFRAANGLGYRAPSFQDLYFNFLNPGVGYRVVGSSNLKPELSRSYNFGWEWDITKRIWYSSNLFHNNVDNLIGFRTNPVRDSSGLMVYQTSNYQKATTQGIESSINVRLTEIVSTSVGYTYTDTRDELTKLPLEGRGPHRWNFSIRIDEKSSGLSLSVFAVVFGKQPYYCVKNPLWCNPDLPTNFDGLEAALNNQAQTNISNALGQLPTGVSDYCAENNLSYCTTGATYGYRMVNPHTNLNLRLSQRFFGHFQWFVGVDNVLDAWDLQYNPQRPRFFYFGLDGKFAFSEVKLTPAEPRVN, encoded by the coding sequence ATGAAAATTAGTTTTCAAAAAACCTCGGGATTAAAATTCCCTAAGGTTCTCTATTTCTTATTAGTAGCGTATATTGGTTTGGTTTCGGTTGATTCTGATTTATACGCGGAGCCTGCCGCTGATAAAGGGGATGCCTCTGAGACCACCAAACAAACAAAACATGGTGAATCAGGGATTCAACCAAACGATTCCAATTTGGATCGTTCAAATATGATCACCGTGACTGGTACAAGAAGGAAAAATCTTTTAAAAGATTCCACAATTACTACTGAGGTTCTCACTAGAAAAGATATAGATGCGATGGGGGCGAGGGATCTTTCGCAGACACTGGGGAACGTTCCTGGGATAGAAGTGAGGCCTGCCCAAGCAGGAGAAAGGGGACAAACTGTCCGTTTGCAAGGACTTTCTGCACAGAATGTCCTCATCCTTGTGGATGGACAAAGGACTACGGGTCGATTTAGTGGATCGATTGACTTAACTCGTTTCAAAGCAGAAGACATTGAAAGAATTGAAATTGTTAAGGGAGCTTCCTCCGCCATTTATGGATCCGATGCCATTGCCGGTGTGATCAACATCATAACCAAAGAAGCACAAGATCCATTGTATGCTGAGTTTCGAACTTTGGGAGGTTCGGGAAGTGAAAAATATTACGGATCTTATATGGAGTTTCGAAACTACGCAACTGTTGGAGCAAAAAGTGATAAATTGTCTACACTCTTCACTGTCGGTTGGCATAAAGGAGACGGATACGATCTAACTCCAGACGCAACTCCCGGTCCAAGAAACGGGAGATACGCATCACTTGCTCCAGGGTACAATCCGTACCCAGCGAATACTTCTGCTGTTAATAGTTATTTATTAGCAACTCGGTTACCAAATTATTCACCACCACTCGAATCAACTTCGGGAAGTGCATTTAATGATATGAACCTTTCTAATAAAACTGTTTATCACGCGACAGATAACTTAACACTCACCGGACAGTTTTATTATAGGCATTTGGATCAGACAGCTGTTGATGCTTCTCCTCCAAGAACTGTTTATGATCGAAGGAATAAAACTCATGATTTTATGGGTGCTTTTAATGTGGATTGGGTTGCGAATCAAAAGATAAACGTGAATTTGAACGCAAACTATTCTAGGTTTCAAGATTTATATACAACAGACCAAAGAAAGGCTGATGATTTAGACTCACAACAAAGAACAGACAATGCAGTCGCTGAGTTTCGATCTAGAGTAGATTATAAATTTTCAGAAAATCATGTAACTTCCGTTGGTGCCGAAAATTTACAGGATCAAATTTCTTCAGCTCGTATTGCTCCTGATTGCCGTAGAACTTATCCCAATGTTTGTTTTGAGGATTTTAATCCGGAGTTGACAAGAGGACAAACAATCAATGGAAATGCTTATCGTTTTAGGAATGCATTTTATGTGCAAGATGAGTGGAGAGTTTCTGATAAACCTAGGATACAAATTGTCCCGGGAGTTCGTTATGATCATGATTCTATTTATGGTGGTGAATGGCTTCCTAAACTTGCCATTCGTTATGACGTAACCGACCAATTTCGATTTCGTGCAGCGAATGGGCTTGGGTATCGGGCTCCCAGCTTTCAAGACTTGTACTTTAACTTTTTAAATCCAGGTGTAGGGTATCGAGTTGTGGGAAGTTCCAATCTCAAACCAGAACTTTCAAGAAGTTATAACTTTGGTTGGGAGTGGGACATTACAAAAAGAATTTGGTATAGTTCAAATTTATTTCACAACAACGTAGACAATCTGATCGGATTTAGAACGAACCCAGTGAGAGATTCGTCGGGTCTTATGGTTTATCAAACATCAAATTACCAGAAAGCCACTACACAAGGGATTGAGTCATCTATAAATGTTCGACTTACCGAAATCGTATCAACTAGCGTTGGTTATACTTATACGGATACCAGAGATGAGTTAACGAAACTCCCTCTTGAGGGAAGGGGCCCCCATCGTTGGAATTTTAGCATTCGTATTGATGAAAAGTCCAGCGGTTTGAGTTTGTCTGTGTTTGCAGTGGTGTTTGGAAAACAACCTTATTATTGTGTTAAAAATCCTTTGTGGTGTAATCCGGATCTGCCAACCAATTTTGATGGTTTGGAAGCTGCATTAAATAACCAGGCACAAACTAACATATCCAATGCGCTCGGTCAGCTCCCAACAGGGGTTTCAGACTACTGTGCAGAAAACAATCTCTCGTATTGTACCACTGGTGCTACATATGGATACCGAATGGTAAATCCTCATACAAATCTGAATTTACGGTTGTCTCAAAGATTTTTTGGACATTTTCAATGGTTTGTTGGTGTAGACAATGTTTTGGATGCATGGGATTTGCAATATAACCCCCAAAGGCCAAGGTTTTTCTATTTTGGTTTAGATGGTAAATTTGCATTTAGCGAAGTCAAACTCACACCTGCTGAACCCAGGGTGAATTAA